The proteins below come from a single Candidatus Kapaibacterium sp. genomic window:
- the trxA gene encoding thioredoxin, producing the protein MSYDVQDFQREVIERSYSVPVLVDFWAEWCMPCRMLSPVLERLAQQANGRWVLAKVNTEEHPELAYRYGVRSIPNVKLFVDGRVVDEFVGALPEYVIQQWLQRVLPSPQRKLLQQAVELLQQQRTSEAQALLEEVLAAEPTNEQARVLLARLLLFADPQRATELVTPIEESSEHEELATAIRTLAPILQLRSEEELPESTVRPLFWQGVQALQQGNFDAALERFIEVIRQERYYHDDAARRICIAIFKFLGEDHPITLGRRREFSSALYI; encoded by the coding sequence ATGAGCTACGATGTGCAGGACTTCCAGCGTGAAGTCATCGAGCGGAGCTACTCTGTCCCCGTGTTGGTAGACTTCTGGGCAGAATGGTGCATGCCTTGCCGGATGCTCTCCCCTGTGCTAGAACGCCTGGCACAGCAAGCCAACGGACGCTGGGTGTTAGCGAAGGTCAATACCGAGGAGCATCCAGAGTTAGCCTACCGCTATGGTGTTCGCAGCATCCCGAATGTCAAGCTATTCGTCGATGGTAGAGTCGTGGACGAGTTTGTCGGTGCCCTGCCAGAGTACGTCATTCAGCAGTGGCTACAGCGCGTACTACCCAGCCCCCAGCGGAAGCTCCTTCAGCAGGCAGTAGAGCTGCTCCAACAGCAGCGAACTTCTGAGGCCCAGGCGCTCTTGGAAGAAGTCCTTGCGGCTGAACCAACCAACGAACAGGCACGCGTCCTCTTGGCTCGCCTTCTGCTCTTTGCCGACCCACAGCGTGCCACAGAGCTGGTTACCCCAATCGAAGAGAGCTCTGAGCACGAAGAGCTGGCTACCGCCATCCGAACCCTGGCTCCGATCCTGCAACTACGCTCCGAAGAAGAGCTCCCCGAATCTACTGTCCGCCCGCTCTTCTGGCAAGGTGTCCAGGCACTACAACAAGGCAACTTCGACGCAGCGCTGGAGCGGTTCATCGAGGTCATCCGGCAGGAACGGTACTACCACGATGATGCCGCCCGCCGCATTTGCATTGCGATCTTCAAGTTCCTCGGTGAAGACCACCCCATCACGCTCGGCCGCCGTCGGGAGTTCAGCAGTGCACTATACATCTAA
- the dnaA gene encoding chromosomal replication initiator protein DnaA — MPKSRRTLELFPELSAASPAPSQPAEKDSSEELWHRFLQLIRDNVPPQAFKTWFEPLRFLRWENNVLTVQVPSQFFCEWLEEHYYGLLQRALVKVFGAKARLEYDIMLEKGDDIQQRTVRIPAFRTPPLQQPLPLQTPPPTIPVSPINPRYTFERFLCGTSNRLAYTAARAVAEQPGQTRYNPLLIYGGIGLGKTHLIQAIHNYLLQRRLPLRLIYVSSEYFTTGYISALQHNRAHEFTAFYTNADVLLIDDIQFLAGKEKTQQHFFHIFNTLYQAGKQLVFTSDKPPRELDELDERLASRLQWGLVAEIQPPEYELRLAILRRKSADEGLELPEEVLQYLARTITSSVRELEGCLIHLLARATLDRCEITVELAQEAVAKLGHRTASDAFKVAHGSAPTPDTILSAVAQYYGLATSVLTGKTRKREATEARHVAMYLLRKHLKLPLKMIGQLFGGRDHTTVMYACESIERELSTSSTLQLAISQIEHSLRLISRL; from the coding sequence TTGCCGAAGTCACGACGCACATTGGAGCTGTTTCCGGAGCTCTCCGCTGCATCACCAGCACCAAGCCAACCGGCAGAGAAGGACTCCTCCGAAGAGCTCTGGCACCGCTTCCTCCAGCTGATTCGCGACAACGTGCCACCGCAGGCCTTCAAGACCTGGTTTGAACCATTACGCTTCCTGCGGTGGGAGAACAATGTCCTAACAGTCCAGGTCCCCAGCCAATTCTTCTGCGAGTGGCTGGAAGAGCACTACTACGGCCTCCTGCAGCGGGCGCTCGTGAAGGTCTTCGGAGCCAAGGCACGGCTGGAGTACGACATCATGCTGGAGAAAGGAGACGATATCCAACAACGCACAGTCCGCATTCCAGCATTCCGAACACCACCACTACAGCAACCGTTGCCGCTCCAGACGCCACCCCCAACCATTCCCGTCTCACCGATCAACCCCCGCTATACCTTCGAGCGCTTCCTCTGCGGAACCAGTAACCGGCTGGCGTACACGGCTGCACGTGCTGTTGCAGAGCAGCCTGGGCAGACCCGCTACAATCCGCTCCTCATCTATGGTGGTATCGGCCTGGGCAAGACGCACCTCATCCAGGCCATCCACAACTACCTGCTGCAGCGGCGACTGCCTCTACGGCTCATCTACGTCAGTAGCGAGTACTTCACAACAGGCTACATCAGCGCCCTACAGCACAACCGGGCCCACGAGTTCACGGCTTTCTACACCAATGCGGACGTCCTCCTCATTGATGACATCCAATTCCTCGCGGGTAAGGAGAAGACGCAGCAGCACTTCTTCCACATCTTCAACACCCTCTACCAGGCCGGCAAGCAGTTGGTCTTCACCAGCGACAAACCTCCGCGAGAGCTCGACGAGCTGGACGAACGGCTGGCCTCCCGGCTCCAATGGGGCTTGGTTGCCGAAATTCAACCTCCGGAGTACGAACTCCGGCTGGCCATCCTCCGACGCAAGAGCGCTGATGAAGGATTGGAGCTCCCCGAGGAGGTGCTCCAGTACTTAGCCCGGACCATTACTAGCAGCGTCCGCGAGCTTGAAGGCTGCCTCATCCACCTACTGGCTCGAGCAACGCTGGACCGGTGCGAAATCACCGTGGAGCTCGCCCAGGAAGCCGTAGCAAAGCTTGGACATCGCACAGCCTCGGATGCCTTCAAGGTCGCCCATGGGTCAGCGCCAACTCCTGACACCATCCTCTCCGCCGTCGCTCAGTACTACGGTCTAGCAACCTCTGTACTGACCGGAAAGACCCGCAAACGCGAGGCAACGGAAGCCCGGCACGTGGCTATGTACCTCCTCCGCAAGCACCTCAAGCTTCCTTTGAAGATGATTGGGCAACTCTTCGGAGGACGGGACCATACGACAGTGATGTACGCTTGTGAGAGCATAGAACGAGAGCTCTCTACTTCCAGCACCCTCCAGCTGGCCATTAGCCAGATAGAACACAGCCTCCGGCTCATCTCTCGTCTATAA
- a CDS encoding tetratricopeptide repeat protein, with product MVTAPQELVRAIERAIDAEQGEQTWGLVQELLQGFPEYPTAYLLAARVAMLQHRWEEAVSLLQRAKQRFPRHAGIRKALEQLQQQLPMLATESARSHSELLESSEPETEEVVEDLSAAGAHPSAPKTEPILRLVEGIGESTVQLRSNIVRLIPGLEFAPLRYEPVPVASGWAALPPPPPFPAFVEEALREAQRPTEELQQSLSPLEELAQRLERARIRPPEEELAEEEAASTPPEERSEVLPMVATETMARIYEQQGAYEQALRIYRELVARYPEKRASYEAAVARLEERLRNADS from the coding sequence ATGGTAACGGCACCGCAGGAGCTCGTCCGAGCCATAGAACGTGCCATAGACGCAGAGCAAGGAGAACAGACCTGGGGCTTGGTGCAAGAACTACTACAGGGCTTCCCGGAGTATCCGACGGCGTATTTACTAGCAGCACGCGTTGCAATGCTGCAGCACCGATGGGAAGAGGCTGTAAGTCTCCTCCAACGCGCAAAGCAGCGCTTCCCCCGCCATGCCGGTATCCGCAAGGCACTCGAGCAGCTCCAGCAGCAGCTACCTATGCTGGCAACAGAGAGTGCCCGATCCCACTCAGAGTTGCTGGAGAGCTCAGAGCCAGAGACTGAGGAGGTTGTTGAGGACCTTTCAGCAGCAGGCGCTCATCCCTCTGCTCCAAAGACTGAGCCCATTCTGCGATTGGTTGAGGGTATCGGCGAGTCCACAGTCCAGCTTCGTAGTAACATCGTGCGCCTCATTCCGGGCTTGGAATTCGCGCCCCTGCGGTACGAGCCGGTTCCAGTAGCGAGCGGATGGGCAGCCCTTCCTCCGCCGCCCCCATTCCCGGCCTTCGTTGAAGAGGCGCTCCGAGAGGCGCAGCGGCCGACAGAGGAACTGCAGCAATCGCTTTCGCCCCTAGAGGAATTGGCGCAGCGCTTGGAGCGTGCCCGCATCCGTCCACCCGAAGAGGAGCTGGCAGAAGAGGAAGCTGCTTCGACTCCTCCAGAAGAGCGATCGGAAGTGCTGCCAATGGTAGCAACTGAGACAATGGCCCGTATCTACGAGCAGCAAGGTGCCTACGAGCAAGCGCTCCGTATCTACCGTGAGCTAGTGGCACGGTACCCAGAGAAGCGAGCTTCCTACGAGGCTGCCGTGGCGCGATTGGAAGAACGCCTGCGGAATGCGGATTCTTGA
- the tatC gene encoding twin-arginine translocase subunit TatC codes for MEQEPVQKAAETEPLEPAEEREMSFWDHLGELRQRLLRGLVGVLFGCLLAAWQVRWLVEEALLYPARQAGLPLQNLRPFGMVMLYVKVIVVAGFILGAPVVLYQLWKFVAPGLYLHERRLVRQLTLWTSVCFLAGVAFAYGVLIPAMLRFAAGFSSEQIRTVVDVTEYYGFVTTTALVMGVVFEVPVVLGILAWAGILRAETLRRYRRHAVVAILVLAAVLTPTPDPINQLIFAFPLWLLYEVGIFAVRLIEARRS; via the coding sequence ATGGAGCAAGAGCCCGTTCAGAAGGCCGCTGAGACAGAACCGCTGGAGCCAGCAGAGGAGCGCGAAATGAGCTTCTGGGACCACCTTGGGGAGCTGCGACAGCGACTCCTCCGAGGGCTGGTGGGAGTTCTCTTCGGTTGTCTTCTGGCTGCATGGCAAGTAAGGTGGTTGGTAGAGGAGGCACTCTTGTACCCAGCCCGACAAGCTGGATTGCCGCTGCAGAACCTTCGGCCGTTTGGAATGGTGATGCTGTACGTGAAGGTGATTGTGGTGGCTGGCTTCATTCTGGGGGCACCCGTCGTGCTCTACCAGCTCTGGAAGTTCGTCGCTCCGGGTCTCTATCTGCACGAGCGCCGGCTGGTTCGGCAGTTGACCTTGTGGACCTCGGTATGTTTCCTCGCAGGAGTGGCGTTCGCTTACGGGGTCTTGATCCCAGCGATGCTGCGGTTTGCAGCAGGCTTCTCTTCAGAACAGATCCGAACGGTCGTTGACGTGACGGAGTACTACGGCTTCGTCACAACCACGGCACTAGTGATGGGGGTTGTCTTTGAGGTGCCGGTTGTCCTGGGTATACTGGCATGGGCAGGGATTCTTCGGGCAGAGACGCTCCGCCGGTATCGCCGGCATGCTGTCGTCGCCATCTTAGTACTGGCAGCCGTGCTGACCCCAACGCCAGACCCGATCAACCAGCTTATCTTTGCCTTTCCACTGTGGCTACTCTACGAGGTCGGCATCTTCGCGGTCCGTCTCATCGAAGCACGTCGATCGTGA
- a CDS encoding Rieske 2Fe-2S domain-containing protein gives MCRETSADRRQFLQVTAAVLGTGLCLPALLNWLSGCVSETKQATEPSGTVELDLSSVPELQQVGGAVKKPFEPYNNGRNVLIIRLGQMEFVAFSVACPHANCDVGYPTGDVIPCPCHGAQFAVRDGRVLRGPAERPLRRFPCEYDAARNVLRITF, from the coding sequence ATGTGCAGGGAGACCTCTGCTGACCGACGCCAATTCCTGCAGGTAACCGCAGCAGTTCTGGGGACAGGTCTATGCCTACCGGCACTTCTCAACTGGCTATCCGGTTGCGTCTCCGAAACCAAACAAGCAACAGAGCCGAGCGGGACAGTAGAACTGGACCTGTCTAGCGTCCCAGAGCTGCAGCAGGTCGGCGGGGCAGTGAAGAAGCCCTTTGAGCCCTACAACAATGGGCGCAACGTGCTCATCATTCGACTGGGGCAGATGGAGTTCGTTGCCTTTTCGGTAGCCTGCCCCCACGCGAACTGTGACGTCGGCTACCCCACTGGGGACGTCATACCGTGCCCTTGTCACGGTGCTCAGTTTGCCGTGCGGGACGGCCGGGTACTGCGAGGACCAGCAGAGCGCCCTCTGCGGCGCTTCCCCTGCGAATATGATGCTGCCCGCAATGTTCTACGGATAACCTTCTAA
- a CDS encoding polyprenyl synthetase family protein, whose translation MTVGSLQEVLEPVSQQLREFEAYVRRVVRTNVPLLDLVLWYIFRRRGKRLRPALVFLSAAACGRLTERAFVGAALVELLHTATLLHDDVVDEAPRRRGVSSVNALWGNSVAVLVGDYLLARGLLLAMEHEEHEFLRITSDAVRRMSAAELRHLQLNRKLILDEAAYLEVVRGKTAALFAACCEIGAVSAGSGPEARRALREFGEAIGIAFQLQDDMLDYVGRAGVLGKPAWQDLQERKLTLPVLVALQRMPAAERREFVRSWKAAAKARAAMKPLAQAVLHYGGIDYTAAIARDYVQRALEWLQHLPPSEASRALEGFAHFAVERTW comes from the coding sequence GTGACTGTTGGCTCTCTCCAGGAGGTTTTGGAGCCGGTATCGCAGCAGCTACGAGAGTTCGAAGCATACGTGCGCCGAGTTGTCCGAACGAACGTGCCACTGCTGGACCTGGTCCTATGGTACATCTTCCGTCGTCGAGGCAAGCGGTTGCGGCCAGCGCTGGTGTTCCTCAGTGCGGCAGCCTGTGGCCGGCTCACAGAGCGGGCCTTCGTTGGAGCGGCGCTGGTAGAGCTGCTCCATACGGCGACGCTGCTGCATGATGACGTTGTCGATGAAGCTCCTCGGCGGCGTGGCGTGTCTTCAGTCAACGCCCTATGGGGGAATTCCGTGGCGGTCCTTGTTGGGGATTACCTGCTCGCTCGGGGACTATTGTTGGCGATGGAGCACGAGGAGCACGAGTTCTTGCGTATCACCTCGGATGCGGTCCGCCGGATGAGTGCTGCAGAGCTGCGCCACCTTCAGCTCAATCGAAAGCTGATCCTGGACGAGGCGGCCTACTTGGAGGTCGTTCGTGGGAAGACAGCGGCCTTGTTTGCTGCTTGCTGTGAAATCGGTGCCGTCAGCGCTGGTAGTGGGCCTGAAGCGCGGCGGGCTCTGCGGGAGTTCGGGGAGGCCATCGGGATTGCATTTCAGCTCCAGGACGACATGCTGGACTACGTCGGGCGAGCGGGAGTGTTGGGAAAGCCAGCGTGGCAGGATCTCCAGGAGCGGAAGCTAACACTCCCCGTCCTGGTTGCGCTCCAACGAATGCCGGCGGCTGAGCGTCGGGAGTTCGTCCGTTCTTGGAAAGCAGCAGCGAAGGCCCGGGCAGCAATGAAGCCGCTCGCACAGGCCGTCCTTCACTACGGTGGGATAGACTACACGGCAGCAATAGCACGGGACTACGTGCAACGAGCACTGGAATGGCTCCAGCACCTACCTCCCTCAGAAGCAAGCCGAGCATTAGAAGGGTTTGCTCACTTCGCCGTTGAGCGTACATGGTAA
- a CDS encoding YceI family protein: MTVRLISCLLTGLLALSSTTSAATRLPLPVNQKKTVTLSNNVGPNLCKFLSSAPLEEFEGTADGISGSFTVDPSNLEATSGRIQVTVASMRTGITRRDEHLRSPEWLDAERYPTISFDVRELKEVRITEQSRDRATLTAKAVGTFTLHGVSKPMELPITLTYVLENLETRKRAPGDFVMVQSEFTISLRDFNIRGRQGIVGSRVGETIRVWVTLYGSTAASPTGTR, encoded by the coding sequence ATGACAGTCCGTCTGATCAGCTGCTTGCTAACGGGCCTTCTCGCTTTGTCCTCTACTACCTCTGCCGCAACTCGGCTCCCCCTTCCCGTCAATCAGAAGAAGACCGTAACCCTATCGAACAATGTTGGCCCCAACCTGTGCAAATTCCTAAGCTCGGCCCCACTCGAAGAGTTTGAGGGAACCGCAGACGGTATCTCTGGCAGCTTTACGGTTGACCCTTCCAACTTAGAAGCAACCTCGGGTCGTATTCAGGTGACAGTGGCTAGCATGCGCACCGGAATCACCCGCCGGGACGAACACCTCCGGAGCCCTGAGTGGCTAGATGCCGAGCGATACCCTACCATCAGCTTCGACGTCCGGGAGCTCAAAGAGGTCCGGATTACTGAGCAGAGTCGAGACCGAGCCACCCTCACGGCAAAGGCCGTTGGGACCTTCACTCTGCATGGTGTATCGAAACCGATGGAGCTCCCTATCACACTAACCTACGTGCTGGAGAATCTCGAGACACGGAAACGGGCCCCTGGGGACTTCGTCATGGTGCAGAGCGAGTTTACTATCTCGCTGCGCGACTTCAACATCCGCGGGCGTCAAGGGATCGTTGGAAGCCGTGTCGGAGAGACGATTCGCGTCTGGGTAACCCTCTATGGCTCGACCGCAGCTAGTCCAACAGGCACTCGGTAG
- a CDS encoding immunoglobulin domain-containing protein: protein MTALLLCLLGWGIYSAAGYSSGTVGMTTSGCTCHGTSSSATTLTAQSSTGSFRTRPGQTLNLTVIVAHSTQSAAGVNIAVHNQFGQNAGSLSPGSGSGLQLSNNELTHTQPKTMSGGQASFNFSWTAPTTPGTYTLRAVGNAVNGNGNTNGDAWNFMTPVTLTVAGITVLEPNGGETWCAGSTRTIRWNSTGVDYVTIELSSNGGQTWTTLATNVPASSGSWSWTIPSNQQPGSQYRIRISDASDAQLFDGSDGNFSISGPPQITQQPQQPQPVCEGTPVTLSVVAQGTGLSYQWRLNGQNIPGATTATYQFTATTSTAGVYDVVVSNVCGSVTSDTVRLTVKERPRITQHPQSLTVCTGQQAIFRVTATGTNLRYQWRKNGTPIPGATTATYTIASVQPADSGLYDVVVSGDCEPPAYSMQARLTVVEPPVITEHPQSQTVRVGQSVTFRVGARGVELQYQWRKNGVAIAGATRPEYTITAAQLSDAGSYDCVVWNSCGQTVSRAAQLTVRQPGQPVLALRQSSVDFGTRELGDSVAVELQGVVYNAGDDTLRVTAVSVVGPHAADFRLLSGGGSFTLAPQQERTLAIAFIPRASGERTAEIQFTANVSTPPSLALRGVGAVPWLLASPALLDFDTVMLGTRKELSLRLINPGPLRVSITELSLGVSAHMAFGLVNPPQTPVALDSGQSLELTLRFAPINEGTFYQLLEVAYAGNFRSDTLRVEIRGVGKQPASVQEELLLGIVLRVLPNPSAEVFTVAYTLPKTTRLFAAEVVTSEGRRIRQLPIEHPTQGILRWDGRTDSGDLCASGQYWLRLSLGHRQYAIPLLLQR from the coding sequence ATGACTGCTCTCCTACTCTGCCTCCTTGGCTGGGGAATCTACTCTGCAGCCGGCTACTCCTCTGGCACCGTCGGCATGACAACCTCGGGTTGCACCTGTCATGGTACCAGCTCGTCTGCAACGACACTGACCGCTCAGAGTAGTACCGGGAGCTTCCGTACCCGTCCGGGACAGACGCTGAACCTGACCGTCATCGTCGCCCACAGCACTCAGTCTGCCGCTGGAGTCAACATCGCCGTACATAATCAGTTTGGGCAGAACGCTGGAAGCCTTTCACCTGGCTCTGGTTCTGGACTGCAACTGTCCAATAACGAGCTTACCCATACTCAGCCGAAGACAATGAGCGGCGGACAGGCCTCTTTCAACTTCTCATGGACAGCACCCACGACACCGGGAACGTATACCCTACGCGCCGTTGGGAACGCTGTCAACGGTAACGGAAATACTAATGGCGACGCATGGAACTTCATGACCCCAGTTACCCTCACTGTTGCTGGCATCACTGTACTAGAGCCCAATGGCGGAGAGACATGGTGCGCTGGTAGTACCCGAACCATCCGCTGGAACAGCACAGGCGTAGACTACGTTACCATAGAGCTCTCCTCGAATGGCGGACAGACCTGGACAACGCTCGCAACGAACGTCCCGGCCTCTTCCGGTAGCTGGAGCTGGACGATCCCATCGAACCAGCAGCCAGGTTCCCAGTACCGCATCCGCATATCCGACGCCTCAGATGCACAGCTCTTCGACGGCAGCGATGGCAACTTCTCCATCAGCGGTCCACCGCAGATTACCCAGCAGCCGCAGCAGCCACAGCCTGTCTGTGAGGGCACTCCTGTTACCCTTAGTGTTGTCGCCCAGGGTACTGGACTGAGCTACCAATGGCGCCTCAACGGCCAGAACATTCCTGGGGCCACGACGGCAACCTACCAGTTCACCGCTACGACCAGTACTGCTGGCGTCTACGACGTCGTGGTGAGCAATGTCTGCGGTTCGGTCACGAGCGACACGGTACGCCTAACAGTGAAGGAGCGTCCTCGCATCACACAGCACCCACAATCGCTCACCGTCTGCACCGGCCAACAGGCGATCTTTCGGGTGACAGCCACAGGGACCAACCTCCGCTACCAGTGGCGAAAGAACGGCACTCCTATTCCGGGAGCCACGACAGCAACGTACACAATTGCCTCCGTCCAACCAGCGGACTCCGGGCTTTACGATGTCGTCGTCTCTGGCGACTGTGAGCCCCCTGCCTACAGCATGCAAGCCAGACTAACCGTCGTAGAGCCACCCGTCATCACAGAACATCCCCAATCTCAGACAGTCCGCGTGGGCCAGTCTGTTACCTTCCGCGTGGGAGCCCGTGGAGTGGAGCTACAGTACCAGTGGCGCAAGAACGGGGTTGCGATTGCTGGAGCAACGCGTCCGGAATACACCATCACCGCTGCTCAACTCTCGGACGCTGGCTCTTACGACTGCGTAGTCTGGAACAGTTGTGGCCAGACAGTCAGCCGAGCAGCACAATTGACTGTTAGGCAGCCGGGCCAGCCTGTACTGGCACTGCGGCAATCGTCCGTGGACTTCGGAACGCGAGAGCTCGGGGATAGCGTTGCTGTAGAGCTGCAAGGTGTTGTCTACAATGCTGGCGATGATACACTCCGCGTCACGGCTGTTAGTGTCGTAGGTCCACATGCCGCTGACTTCCGACTTCTCAGTGGTGGTGGCAGCTTCACTCTAGCGCCGCAGCAGGAGCGAACTCTGGCGATTGCCTTCATCCCCAGAGCTTCAGGCGAGCGCACAGCAGAGATCCAGTTTACAGCAAACGTCAGCACACCTCCCAGCCTTGCCCTGCGTGGCGTAGGTGCAGTCCCGTGGCTCCTCGCTAGCCCGGCCCTCCTAGACTTCGACACCGTAATGCTCGGCACGCGCAAGGAGCTGTCACTGAGGCTGATCAACCCCGGACCACTGAGAGTCTCCATCACAGAGCTCTCGCTCGGCGTGTCAGCCCATATGGCGTTTGGACTCGTCAATCCTCCCCAGACGCCTGTGGCACTCGACTCCGGGCAGAGCCTTGAGCTGACTCTGCGGTTTGCCCCCATCAACGAGGGCACCTTCTACCAACTCCTGGAGGTGGCATACGCCGGCAACTTCCGCAGTGACACCTTGCGCGTAGAGATTCGAGGAGTTGGAAAGCAGCCTGCCAGCGTGCAGGAGGAGCTCCTACTAGGAATCGTACTCCGTGTCCTCCCGAACCCCAGTGCTGAGGTCTTCACTGTGGCGTATACCCTACCCAAGACCACACGGCTCTTCGCCGCTGAAGTCGTGACGAGTGAAGGGAGGAGGATTCGCCAACTCCCAATAGAGCACCCCACCCAAGGCATCCTGAGATGGGATGGGCGTACAGACTCAGGGGACCTCTGTGCCTCAGGACAATACTGGCTGCGCCTCTCCCTTGG